The Brassica rapa cultivar Chiifu-401-42 chromosome A10, CAAS_Brap_v3.01, whole genome shotgun sequence genome segment TTTTGAGGACAGTTCTTGCTTATATGCCCGTGTTCTTTGCATATGAAACAACTTGCAAACTTTGTCCCTCCTACAAATCAAAACAGCAAGCAACCTTAGTGACAACTGAATATAGTAGAGCTACAGTTACAATAACACATGGTATAGCTAACCAGACATAGACATACTATGAGAAGGCTCTTATCCTAAACAAAAGTTGGTGATAAAGCACTCGCGGTTATGCCACAAACACAACAAAACCATATCTCCAAACTCAACTAAACCCTTGACAGATTCAGACAAGAGCTGCCTGAACCGTATACACACGAGAATCTATCGGAGCTAAAAAACCCCTAATCATAAACCAAAGATAACAATCAAGAAGAGAGTAAAGCAAACCTTGTTTCTCTCCCACTCAGATTTTTCAGGACAGAGCTTAGTAATATGGGTTTTGGACTTGCAGATATAACAGCCTTCGCCAGGTTTCATAACAGGAACTCGGAGAGGATGCCTCGTGGAGGAGCCTTTTCTCATGGGACCaggtttctttttcttgaacaaGCTCTTTTTCTTGTCGGGATCCTTTGGCGACGTTGGTTCTGGTTTTGGAAACTGCTCCGGGTGAGCTTCCGCGCAAGTCTTTGCCTTTGGCTCACCATTGTTCAATTCagcagagaaagagagagagagagagagaaggagagagagaggaagccGATTAATTTCAACCGGCGACGATAGAGTCGGTGAAAGACGCAGAGGTTTCTAGCGCAGGCTTCGCTTTACCCGGCCCAATCATAATGGGTCCAAATATCGCGTATAcatataagaaatttttttttttaacgctgatttattatgatcttacaattatgatataggaaatattacatagacgattcgacaaccgacaatactacctgccttatgaagacctacgcctaactgcatcacctgagccgtcctatgaagatccacgcctggccagatttacttgcaccatgttgaagatccatTGCAAGTctttcctctgtagtctgcataattgtttaataaaccgctttCTCCGGAatttgaaacctggatttcctgtaatctgcaataaattgcatagtctgggatttgaaccccagacctggatgtagaagcctttaaaccttaaccaataggctacggtgcttccaaaTTTCTTATAGGCTACATATAAGAAATTTGTACGCCTTTTAGATTTTTAGCTGGTTAATACTCCGCGCAAgagtttcattattttttaaaaagacattaaatctgtttacTCTAAATATTGGTTcggctttaaatttttttttcttttggtttttaatctaataaaatataactataattttaaattaatattcactttagtttattcggttaaaatatttgatattttagtttttttcgggtaaaaaccaaaaattaatattatttgtttattttcatgttatgaattttagatattcatattataatttctaaacagataatagtttaagaaaaaggaaagaaaattattcagacaaatcatttcactacaatttagtcggtagtgaaagaagcattaaaaaaaaatatttcaattttcaaaaaaattctatacttcagttgtggtgaatacttagttacaatgtgctcacatcaaggtgcacatatatgtatatgtaaaaagtatataaaaatagttgacaaatatataaagatattattaattaatattaaatgagatttttgttcaaaataatacatgaaagataaaattaaaattaatttaaaataaaaaagaccttGATATTagtcatttttcatataaaaaaataaaattggatCCGTAAATATGGGTGGCACAGATCGAATATCTGCGTATTTGGAAGCCTTCGTATAgattcgatctttagccacctagatcggtgactcggatatccgaaatgttttagaattttaaaaaatatctgattcgatccataaataaaataaagtttaaaaataattgaaaaaattaataataacattttattacaaaaataaaacattatttaacttttaaaattctaGTACCTTATataggggtgtcaaaatgggtTGAAATTAATGGGTtgacccaaaccaaaccaatccaTGGTTCTAATGGGTTAACAATTTGGATGTTAATGGATAAATGGTTTTTATGGGTTAATGAGTTTAGTGAGCTGGATTAATATTGGTTTGGATCAAAATGGTTTATGGATTATCCAATCCAACCCACTTTTTCTCACATAATTttttagtctctctctctctttcttctctcacGAGACGCTCTCTCTTTCTCGATCTCACGAGACCTTCATCATCGATCACGACATCGATCAACCCTTTTGGGTCATTGCTTTTGGGTTATCGATCGCAACACATCAACTCATCTTCCTTGTGAGtcaaactctattttttttttcaatttggcTTTATGGGTCACTGATTTTGCTGATTTGGGATCAATTTTGAAGTAAATTTTTCTGGGTTTGAAAGTGACTTTCATGGAAGGATTGTCTCATTGTttggtttatttatttgtattgatGTACCTTTGTTCTTCTTGAGTGATGATTGAAGCTATTCATGTTTAGTATCCGAGTCTCTTTGTGATGTTTTGATTGTAGAATGAGTTTTGAATGTTGCTCTTTTTCAGATCTTCACTACCAAGGAGACCAAACACTGAGTATCACCACTACTCTTCCACCAGCGTTGTAAGTTGGATTGTATTTGAGTTTTGAGTTGTGATGTCTTTGTATACTCGATTTGATCATGCGTATGATATTTTGGGTTATACTAGTCACTTTTTATTGGAAAATGACTATACTTCAAAATATAGTTTCtggtttgatatttttttattggaaaATGATTTTTGCGTTTTCAATGTTTTCAAGTTGACATTCAGATTTCTCGCTTCATCATATAAGCTCATTGATAAGGTCTCTTTGACCAGTTTATGAAGAAACACTAGTGAACTTTCAAGCTTTATTTTATTTGTGGTTGGAAGTATTCTTTGACTTTGTATCTTCATAGTGCATTAGTGCTAATAGACGTTCTTTACGTTGACAGGTATCAACATCCTTTACGTGTTTGTGGAACACTTGTAGCAGCAAGGtgagttctttttaatttaagaaattataattttgttgATGAGTCTGTGAGAAATAGGTTTTGGTTTGATATTTTCTTATTGGAAAATGCTTTTTGCTCTATTGGGAGTTCATAGAATCAGTGATTGTAGTTCTTTACGTGATATGTCTTTGTTGAAATTCAGATTTTGACTAGCGTATGAAGAAAAAATTGTAGACTTTCAAGCTTTATTTTATTTGTGGCTGGAAGAGTTTTCTTTGACTCTGTCTCTTCATAGTGCTAATAGACTTTCTTTATATTGACAGGTATCAGTGATTGTGGAACACTTGTACTACAAGTCTTGTAGCAGCAAGGTGTCAACAAAGATGATGAATAATGAAGATCTTCTAAACAGTGGTGGCCAATCATCCACAAGTGCATCACAAACGGCTCTAGTAAGTTCTAATCATTCAAAAAGAACTAAGAGATCAACTGCTTGGGATTATTTTACAATAGAAAAATATGAGAATGGCCAAGAGAGAGCATATTGTAAAAAGTGTCCAAAGAACTATGTGTGGTTGCCAACTAGTGGAACATCTAATTTGAAACGTCATGCTGAGAAATGCTCAAATTGTTTGGATGTTAGAAAGGAAAGGAAGTTTGATGATAAAGTTTCTAGGGAAA includes the following:
- the LOC103833456 gene encoding uncharacterized protein LOC103833456 isoform X3, whose product is MVYGLSNPTHFFSHNFLVSLSLSSLTRRSLFLDLTRPSSSITTSINPFGSLLLGYRSQHINSSSLSSLPRRPNTEYHHYSSTSVVSTSFTCLWNTCSSKVSTKMMNNEDLLNSGGQSSTSASQTALVKQWADITREVNEMMKWLDWN
- the LOC103833456 gene encoding uncharacterized protein LOC103833456 isoform X2, encoding MVYGLSNPTHFFSHNFLVSLSLSSLTRRSLFLDLTRPSSSITTSINPFGSLLLGYRSQHINSSSLSSLPRRPNTEYHHYSSTSVVSTSFTCLWNTCSSKVSVIVEHLYYKSCSSKVSTKMMNNEDLLNSGGQSSTSASQTALMIMVKVRRLLLDRVQMMWKT
- the LOC103833456 gene encoding uncharacterized protein LOC103833456 isoform X1 — protein: MVYGLSNPTHFFSHNFLVSLSLSSLTRRSLFLDLTRPSSSITTSINPFGSLLLGYRSQHINSSSLSSLPRRPNTEYHHYSSTSVVSTSFTCLWNTCSSKVSVIVEHLYYKSCSSKVSTKMMNNEDLLNSGGQSSTSASQTALVKQWADITREVNEMMKWLDWN